The genomic region CGCTGCGGGCCAGGGCGACGGCCGGGAACACCTCGTCGTCGAGGGGCTCGAAATCCCAGGTCGACGCGGTCGTGAAGTCGCATGCCTGCGCGGCACCGGCGATGCGCTCGGGCCAGCCGAGCGCCAGCGCTATCGGCAGCTTCATGTCGGGCGGGCTGGCCTGCGCCAGCGTCGAGCCGTCGGTGAACGTCACCATCGAGTGCACGATCGACTGCGGGTGCACGACGACCTCGATGCGGTCGTACGGCACGCCGAACAACAGGTGCGTTTCGATCAGTTCCAGGCCCTTGTTGACCAGTGACGCCGAATTCAGCGTGTTCATCGGGCCCATCGACCAGGTGGGATGCGCGCCCGCCTGCTGCGGGGTGGCCAGTTGCAGCTTCTCGGCGGTCCAGCCGCGGAAGGGGCCGCCCGAAGCCGTCAGCACGATCTTGGCGACCTCGCCTGCGGCGCCGCCGCGCAGACACTGGGCCATCGCCGAATGCTCGGAGTCCACAGGCACGATCTGGCCCGGCGCGGCGGCCCTGAGCACCAGCGGCCCACCGGCGACGAGGGACTCCTTGTTGGCGAGCGCGAGCCGGGCGCCGGTGGCGAGCGCAGCGAGCGTCGGCTCCAGACCCAGCGCGCCCACCAGCGCGTTGAGCACGACGTCGACTCCGGTCGTTTCGGCGGCGGCCTCGACCAGAGCGGTCACCGCGCCGGGTCCGCAGTAGGTGACATCGCCGATGCGGGCGGCCGCGGCCTCGGACGCGACGGCGACCTGCGTGACCCCGGTCTCGGCGCGCTGACGCGCCAGCAGTTCGGCGTTGCCGCCGCCGGCGGCCAGGCCGACCACCTCGAAGCGATCGGGATTGGCGGCGATGACGTCGAGCGCCTGGGTGCCGATCGATCCGGTGCTGCCGAGGATCAGCACCCGACGTCTTGCGTTCACCGATTCATTGTGCCGCGTCGCGGCGGTGCCCCGCGGTGACGGGATCGGACCGGCTCAGTTG from Mycobacterium sp. IDR2000157661 harbors:
- the dxr gene encoding 1-deoxy-D-xylulose-5-phosphate reductoisomerase; its protein translation is MNARRRVLILGSTGSIGTQALDVIAANPDRFEVVGLAAGGGNAELLARQRAETGVTQVAVASEAAAARIGDVTYCGPGAVTALVEAAAETTGVDVVLNALVGALGLEPTLAALATGARLALANKESLVAGGPLVLRAAAPGQIVPVDSEHSAMAQCLRGGAAGEVAKIVLTASGGPFRGWTAEKLQLATPQQAGAHPTWSMGPMNTLNSASLVNKGLELIETHLLFGVPYDRIEVVVHPQSIVHSMVTFTDGSTLAQASPPDMKLPIALALGWPERIAGAAQACDFTTASTWDFEPLDDEVFPAVALARSAGEAGGCLTAIYNAANEEAAAAFLDGRIRFPVIVETIAEVLRAADQWAAEPATVEDVLDAQQWARDRARRAVEREVITTK